The region GCTTTCGTGTCGTCGGCGTACTGGGTGATCGTGATCGTGCCGTTGCGCGGCGAGACGGTCGATTGCGGGCCGCTCGGACTCGACGCCATGGCACCCAGGTTGCGGTCCATCATCAGGAACCTGTTGGTCCCGTTGGCCACGGCCGTCGCATTGGTGTTGGCGTTGGTCACCTCGATGTCGTCGCCCAGCGGTTCGGTGAACCATATCTGCCACGACCATACGATCTTGCCCGATCCGTCGTAGAGGGCGATGACCGCGTTGCCCGGGAAGACCGTTTCGGCGGTCGTGAATTCGATGGCCGATCCCTTGAGTTCCACGGAGGCGATCTGGTCGACGCACTCCTGCCACAGCACTCCGGCGCTCACACCGCCCGTAATCGAGGCCGACGAGATCGTGGAACCGTTGTAATCGGTGAAGTCGCTTCCCGCGGGGATTCCCGTGTCGCCGTTGCCCATCACGTCGGCCCGCAGGCTGTAAGTGCCGGGGGCGTGCACCATGTAGGTGTTCGCCGTTCCGGAGGCCGACAGGTCGGTCACGGCGGACTGGGCGGTCCCGGTGAGCGGCTTCAGGTTCGGCAGTACGGTCACGGCGATGTCGGCCTTTCCGGTGCCTTCGCTCTGGCTGAGCCGGATCCAGTCGGGACAGGTCGCTTCCCAATATACGTCCCGTGTCGCAGGGGCCGAACCCTCGTATTCCTCGGTCACGCTGCTGGCCGACACGGTGATGCCCTTCTGGGCGCTTTCGGTGTTGCGGAACGCACCCTGGAAGTTCAGGCGGCCCGTATTGGCCTGGAGGCCCAGCACGCCGCTCGTGGCCGTGAAGGTGTATTCGCGGCTTTTGGGGCCCGGAACCAGCTGCTGGCTGATCTTATAGACGGTGCCCTGTTCGAAGTCGGCCGCGTCGCATACGGCCAGTTCCAGTGCGCTGGAAGGGGTCGTTCCGGAAAAGGTGAATTTCTTGCCTTCGAGGCGCACGGGGAGCACCACGGCATAGGCCTTGTAGTTCTGTCCGGTCACCATCGGCAGTCCGGTCTCGCCGAAGTCGAGGGTCACGGCCTCGCCGGCCGATTCGCGGGTGTTGACCGAATTGTCGGTCACGTCGAGCTTGTAGTCACCCGTGATGCCTTTCCCGGCGGACGTGCCGCTCACGGTCAGGGTGAGGGTTTTCAGGGTCATGTTCTTCTCGCAGCTCAGGTCGAGTTCGAGCAGCGACAGGGCCGGTTCGAATTCGAGTTTCACCTCTTCGCCGGGTTTGACCGACGCGGCGGCACTGCTCACCATATAGGCGGAATAGCCCGCCCCGTGGGATTGGGTCGCGGGAAGGGTCATCGCCACGGCGGAGGGGTCGGCCCCTTCCCGTTCCGCGATCGACTGGCCGGGGACAAGGCCGTAGAAGACGTGGTTCCGTACGTTGTTCTTCCAGGCCTGGCGGCCGGTGAAGGCCCCTTCGAACGTTTCCGTCCCGATGCTTTGCGCATCGACGGCGAAAGTGCTCCATTCGCCCAATGCCGAATAGTAGAGATCCATCCGGTCGTCTGCGTTCCACGGATTGCGCAGCTCCCCGCCGGTCTGGTCCGCCGGCGAGAGGACCGGGGTCGCGGCTGTGATGCGGGTCACTTCTCCCAGATTGCCTCCGGTGTCGAACCGGTCGGGTTCGATGCAACTGGCGAACGCCGCAGCGACCAGAAGCAGGAACAGAGTCATTCTTTTCTTCATGCTGGTTTGGTTTTAGGTTAGAATTTCTATTTTAGAAATTATAGATAATGCAAATATAGCTTCGGCAGCCCTTCCCGGTAGTGGTAATATCGGTCGGAAATGGGGGCAAGATCGTTCGCCCGCATTGCGATTGTCGATTTGTTTCCCTACATTCGCAGGACTGCTAACCTTTATTGTCGTGAACCGTTTTCTGAAACGTTACAGTATATTTCTGTTTGCCGGGACCCTGTTCTGCGGCCCCCTCGGAGCCTCTTCCCCCCAGTTCGTCGAGATCGGTCCGCTGAAGACGCTGGCCACGAGCACCGTCTCCTCGATCTGCCAGGACGGGGGCGGGGCCGTCTGGCTGAGCACGACCTACGGACTGATCCGCTATAACGGGACTTCGGCGGAGTATCTGGGACCGACCCACACCATGCGGCCGCTGTGCGGCAACGGGGCGGATCTGGTTTATGTCGCCGCGGGGGGAGCCGTCCTGCGCTACGATATCCGGACGATGACGCCCCGCAGGTTCGTGTTCGAGGGAGTCGACGTCACGCGGGCCTCCCTCTGTGCCGAGGGGGATACCCTTTGGATCGCTTTCCGCAACCGGATTCTCTCCTCGGCGGACGGGCGCGTCTCCCTGCTGGCCGTGCTGCCCGGAGAGGAGACGGAGATCACGGTTCTGCGCCGGGAACGGTCGGGCCGTCTGGTCGCAGGGACGCGGAAGGACGGGCTGTGGCGGGTCGGTTCCGATGGACGTTCCGAACGGATTCTGGATTACGGGCGCGAGATAACCGCCTGTTATCAGGACGAACGGGGCGGCCTGTGGGTCGGGACGGTCTCCGGAGGAGCCTGCCGTCTCGACGGGGAGCGTGTCCGGTGGTTCCGCCGGGGCGACGACCCGCAAAACTCCCTTTCGAACAACTATGTCCGGAATTTTTGCGAGGATTCCCGCGGCAGGGTATGGATCGCCACGATGAACGGGCTGAACCTGGTCGACACGGCGGGCCGGTGTTCCCGCGTCCCGTGGGTGGGCGACAGCCGGCAGCGCTCGGTCTGGAGCCTTTGCCGCGACAGGCAGGGCGGTATCTGGGTGGGCACGTTCTACGGCGGGGTCTACTATACCCATGCGGACGATACGCTTTTCACCCCGTTGGGGACGGAATTGCCCAAGGGCCGTCATCTGCGGATGATAAACGCCGCGGTCGAGGACCGTCGGGGCGACCTGTGGCTGGCGACCGACGGCTACGGACTTTTCCGGCTGCGGGGAACGAAGGTCGATTACGTGGAGGGATCGCAGGAATACAAGTTCAAGGCGGTCCTGTACGATCCGCGGCAGGACGTTCTCTGGCTCGGCACCCACATGGACGGGCTGAAGAAATACGACCTGCGGACCCGGAGGTGGAGCCATTACCATTTTGTCAACCGGTCGGGAGAGCTGTATAAGGAGGCCGTGACGGACATCCGCGAGCACGGGGGCGTTTTCTACCTGGCGACACCCCGGGGCGTGGTGGCCTACGACCGGAAGAGTCCCGTGATTCTCCACGAAAGTCTGGGGACCTATACGGGGATGGTCTATTCGATCGTGACCGACGACCGGGACAATATCTGGATCGGCGGACAGGATCTATACTGTTACAATCTGCGGACCCGCCAGACCCGGAACCTTCCCCTGCGCGGAATCCGGCAGGAGGCGGTCGGGCTCATCAAACTGTTCCGCGACGACCGGGGCCGTATCTGGGGGGCCAGTCTGGGCAGCGGTTTCTTCCTCGTGGAGAACGACCGGGTGCGGAACTTCGACCAGGCGAACGTGGGGCTGGCCGACAATTTCGTCAGCTGTATCGGGCAGGTTCGGGACGATCTGATGGCCGTAGGAACCAATCGGGGACTTTCGTTCTTCGACGTGAAGGAGGGGCGCTGTTACAACTACTCGTCGGACAACGGGCTTCCGATCCGTTCTACGCGCAGCGGCTGCATTCTGCGAAGGAGCGGCGGAGAGATGGTCGTCGGGGGAATCGACGGGGCCGTTGCGTTCCGGCCGGAGCAGGTCTGCCTGACGCGGGACTCGGTAGATTTCACTTTCGACAAGCTGAGGATCAACAACCGCCCCGTGCTGCCCGGTTCGCCGGACGGTATTCTCGAGAGGAGTCTTCCCTATACGCCGGAGATCACGCTGAAACACGACCAGACCAATATCGCGGTGGAGATCGCCTGTTACGATTTCGCCCGGGCCTATCCCATTTTTTTCGAATACCGTCTCGAAGGCCACGATCCCGAATGGCTCCCGCTCCACGTGGAGACGCCGATTACCTACATGAATCTTCCTGCGGGCCGCTATACGCTGCGGGTAAGGGCTGCACTGGAGAGCGACGCGGGCCATGCCCAGGAGATCGCGCTCGGCATCCGGGTCCGGGCCGCGTGGTACGCCACGTGGCTGGCCAAGACGGTCTATGTGCTGCTTCTGCTGGGCATCGTCTTCTGGCTCTTCTATTTTTACCATGTCCGGGCGCTTTTCCGGGAGCGGCTGCTCCAGCAGAGCCGCGAGAGCCAGTCCCGTACCCGTTTCTTCACCAATCTCTCCCATGAGATACGGACGCCCCTCACGCTGGTGACCGGCCAGCTGGAGATGTTCATCCGCGATGCGGAACAGGGTACGCCCGGGCTCGGCAACATTCTGAGCGCCTACAACAACAGTAGGAAGATTCAGCGCATGGTGACCGAACTGCTCGATTTCGAACGGCAGTCGCAGGGGTATTCCGGCATCCGGATACGGGAACAGGATGCCGCGGCCTTTCTGCGTGAGGTGCACGCCTCTTTCGCCGAATATGCCCGATACCGGGAAATTGATTTCCGGTTCGATGCTCCCGGGGTTCCGGTTCCCCTCTTTTTCGACCGCAGCCAACTTCAGCGGGTGGTCTACAATCTGCTGATGAATGCGTTCAAATACACGCCGCAGGGCGGAACGGTCTCGCTCTCCGTGTCGGAAGCGGGGGAAAAAGAGGTGCGGATCGTCGTTTCCGATACGGGAACGGGTATTCCGGCCGAGTCGCTGCCCCGCATTTTCGATCCGTTCTATCAGGACCCGGTGAGCCGCTCGCAGGATAGCCGCAATCCGGGCACCGGAATCGGGCTTGCCCTGAGCAAGGGAATCGTCGAACTGCATCACGGTACGCTGACGGCGGCGAGTGTGCCCGGGGAGGGATCGGTGTTCACCGTCTCGCTGCCTGCGGGCGACCGGTGGTTCGCGGGCGATCCGCGGGTCACGCTCTCCGACGGGGAGGATGGCCAGCCCGCCAAGAAGATCGTGATCCGCAACGAAACCGTGCCCGTTCCGGTTCCCGCACCGGGCGGGCGGCCTTTCGCCCGGTCGATGCTGATCGTCGAGGACGACCGGGAACTGCGGGAGATGCTGGTCTCCGTCTTTTCGGACAGTTTTACGGTCTATCAGGCGTCGGACGGGCTGGAAGGGTACGATGCCGCCCGCAAATTGCAGCCGAGCATCATCCTGAGCGACATCATGATGCCGGTGATGGAGGGTCTGGAGCTCTGTTCCAAACTGAAGGAGGATTTCGAGACCTGTCACATTCCGCTGATCCTCATTACGGCGCAGGGCTCCGAACAGATGAACCTCGACGGTCTGCGCCGCGGGGCTGACGACTATATCGTCAAGCCGTTCAGCATCGACCTGCTCCGCGCCAAATGCAACAACATTCTGATAAACCGCAACATCCTCCGCAACAAGTTCAGCCGTTCGCTGGTTCCGTGCGATCCGGTCACCACCAACAGCCGCGATTCGGAGTTCCTGCATGCGGTCATGGAAGAGATCGAAAAGAGGCTCTATTCCGAAGAGATCACCGTGCCGGTCCTGTGCCGGGCCCTGGGTATGGGGAAGACGATGCTTACGCACAAAATCCGGGGAATTACGGGCCAGAGTCCCGGCGAACTGATCGAAAGCACCCGTCTCCGCAAGGCCGCCGCGCTGATCCGGCAGGAGCCCGGCAAGAACATTTCGGAGATCGCTTACGAGCTCGGGTTCAGTTCGCCGAAGTATTTCGGAATCCGGTTCAAGAAACAATTCGGCATGACTCCCACCGAACTCCGGCGCAACGAGGAGAAGACCGCCGCTGCGGATGCGGGCTGACCTTCGCCGTTTCCCGGCCGTAAGGAGACCGTCCCGCGGGAGACCGTCGTTTCCCCGATCTGCCGCTTCTGTTTTACAGTCCGGCCGCTTCCACTTGGCGGGCGCAGGCCTCTTCGTCCACCTGCACGGTTTCGATGCCCACCTTCCGGAGCAGTTCCAGCCCCTCGTCGGAGTGGTAGCTGTCGCAGTACACCACCCGTTTGATGCCGGCCTGTATGATTAGTTTCGCACACTCGATGCAGGGCGACGCCGTGATGTAGAGCGTGGCACCTTCGCTGCTGTTGGCGCTTTTGGCCACTTTCGTGATGGCATTGGCCTCGGCGTGCAGCACGTAGGGCTTGGTCTTGCCGTTTCCGTCCTCGCAGACGTTTTCGAAGCCCGACGGCGTGCCGTTGTAGCCGTCGGAAATGATCATCTTGTCCTTGACGATCAGGGCTCCCACCCGGCGCCGCACGCAGTAGGAGTTCTCGCTCCAGATGCGTGCCATGCGGATGTACCGTATGTCCAGCTGGCGCTGTTTCTCTTCCCTGTATCCCATGGTTTCAGCAGATATAGACTTCGAGCACCGTTCCCTGTCCTTCCAGGACGATCTCCTCTTCTTCGGCCGGAACCAGCGTGGTTTCGCCGCGTACGAGCGAGGTGGAGCCTTCCGCTCCGCGCACCTGGAGCTCGCCGCCCAGGCAGATGTAGATCACGAAGGAGTCGAGCCGCGTGAAGTCGCGCTCCACCATGCCGTGTATCTGGATGACGTTGGTGGTGAAGTAGGGGCACTCCTTGATCTGCACGGGCGTGTTCAG is a window of Gallalistipes aquisgranensis DNA encoding:
- a CDS encoding fimbrillin family protein, giving the protein MKKRMTLFLLLVAAAFASCIEPDRFDTGGNLGEVTRITAATPVLSPADQTGGELRNPWNADDRMDLYYSALGEWSTFAVDAQSIGTETFEGAFTGRQAWKNNVRNHVFYGLVPGQSIAEREGADPSAVAMTLPATQSHGAGYSAYMVSSAAASVKPGEEVKLEFEPALSLLELDLSCEKNMTLKTLTLTVSGTSAGKGITGDYKLDVTDNSVNTRESAGEAVTLDFGETGLPMVTGQNYKAYAVVLPVRLEGKKFTFSGTTPSSALELAVCDAADFEQGTVYKISQQLVPGPKSREYTFTATSGVLGLQANTGRLNFQGAFRNTESAQKGITVSASSVTEEYEGSAPATRDVYWEATCPDWIRLSQSEGTGKADIAVTVLPNLKPLTGTAQSAVTDLSASGTANTYMVHAPGTYSLRADVMGNGDTGIPAGSDFTDYNGSTISSASITGGVSAGVLWQECVDQIASVELKGSAIEFTTAETVFPGNAVIALYDGSGKIVWSWQIWFTEPLGDDIEVTNANTNATAVANGTNRFLMMDRNLGAMASSPSGPQSTVSPRNGTITITQYADDTKAVPTGKSFSVEVYQAGVTTTGAYGQYMTHGMKYQWGRKDPFVTPFTSSMAPKFIRFDGENNEIAALEAVAGGTGITIADGISHPGIFYKNGNDWLATKNDKLWGNPEGYAKESDGSTKRGVKSIYDPCPPGYTVPARDVWTGFNPSGKSVTTAQIVGNFGSGAAAGFYFKANSADKTGIFFPAIGNIGSSATSGYLGARARYWNNCPSGAGSANGAVLYFLNNEVDPNQYQPRATGNGIRCVKIQ
- a CDS encoding hybrid sensor histidine kinase/response regulator transcription factor produces the protein MNRFLKRYSIFLFAGTLFCGPLGASSPQFVEIGPLKTLATSTVSSICQDGGGAVWLSTTYGLIRYNGTSAEYLGPTHTMRPLCGNGADLVYVAAGGAVLRYDIRTMTPRRFVFEGVDVTRASLCAEGDTLWIAFRNRILSSADGRVSLLAVLPGEETEITVLRRERSGRLVAGTRKDGLWRVGSDGRSERILDYGREITACYQDERGGLWVGTVSGGACRLDGERVRWFRRGDDPQNSLSNNYVRNFCEDSRGRVWIATMNGLNLVDTAGRCSRVPWVGDSRQRSVWSLCRDRQGGIWVGTFYGGVYYTHADDTLFTPLGTELPKGRHLRMINAAVEDRRGDLWLATDGYGLFRLRGTKVDYVEGSQEYKFKAVLYDPRQDVLWLGTHMDGLKKYDLRTRRWSHYHFVNRSGELYKEAVTDIREHGGVFYLATPRGVVAYDRKSPVILHESLGTYTGMVYSIVTDDRDNIWIGGQDLYCYNLRTRQTRNLPLRGIRQEAVGLIKLFRDDRGRIWGASLGSGFFLVENDRVRNFDQANVGLADNFVSCIGQVRDDLMAVGTNRGLSFFDVKEGRCYNYSSDNGLPIRSTRSGCILRRSGGEMVVGGIDGAVAFRPEQVCLTRDSVDFTFDKLRINNRPVLPGSPDGILERSLPYTPEITLKHDQTNIAVEIACYDFARAYPIFFEYRLEGHDPEWLPLHVETPITYMNLPAGRYTLRVRAALESDAGHAQEIALGIRVRAAWYATWLAKTVYVLLLLGIVFWLFYFYHVRALFRERLLQQSRESQSRTRFFTNLSHEIRTPLTLVTGQLEMFIRDAEQGTPGLGNILSAYNNSRKIQRMVTELLDFERQSQGYSGIRIREQDAAAFLREVHASFAEYARYREIDFRFDAPGVPVPLFFDRSQLQRVVYNLLMNAFKYTPQGGTVSLSVSEAGEKEVRIVVSDTGTGIPAESLPRIFDPFYQDPVSRSQDSRNPGTGIGLALSKGIVELHHGTLTAASVPGEGSVFTVSLPAGDRWFAGDPRVTLSDGEDGQPAKKIVIRNETVPVPVPAPGGRPFARSMLIVEDDRELREMLVSVFSDSFTVYQASDGLEGYDAARKLQPSIILSDIMMPVMEGLELCSKLKEDFETCHIPLILITAQGSEQMNLDGLRRGADDYIVKPFSIDLLRAKCNNILINRNILRNKFSRSLVPCDPVTTNSRDSEFLHAVMEEIEKRLYSEEITVPVLCRALGMGKTMLTHKIRGITGQSPGELIESTRLRKAAALIRQEPGKNISEIAYELGFSSPKYFGIRFKKQFGMTPTELRRNEEKTAAADAG
- a CDS encoding dCMP deaminase family protein, whose protein sequence is MGYREEKQRQLDIRYIRMARIWSENSYCVRRRVGALIVKDKMIISDGYNGTPSGFENVCEDGNGKTKPYVLHAEANAITKVAKSANSSEGATLYITASPCIECAKLIIQAGIKRVVYCDSYHSDEGLELLRKVGIETVQVDEEACARQVEAAGL